The Candidatus Omnitrophota bacterium nucleotide sequence GAAGAAAGTTTTTAATCGGGAGAAAATTGCTCTTATCCCCGACCATTTTACCCCGGCTAAGGACGTAAAAAGCGCTAACCAGTGCAAGGTATTAAAGGACTTTGCTGAACATCAGGCCATAAAGCACTATTATGAAGTAGGAAGGTGCGGGATAGAGCATGCGTTCCTTCCTGAAAGGGGTATGATTTTGCCGGGAGAGCTGGTTGTCGGGGCAGACTCTCACACCTGTACTTACGGTGCCTTAGGCGCATTTGCTACTGGTGTTGGTTCCACAGACTTGGCGGCTGCCATGATCAGCGGTAAAGTCTGGCTTAAAGTTCCGGAGACTATCAAGTTTGCCTATCGTGGTAGATTGAGAAAATGGGTAGGAGGCAAAGACATTATTCTTTTTACTATCGCGGATATCGGTGTCAACGGGGCGTTGTATAAGGCTATGGAATTTTCCGGAAATACAATAGAAGGCCTGGGAATAGACGACAGATTTACTATTTGTAATATGGCTATTGAGGCAGGCGCAAAAAGCGGGATTATAGAACCGGATGAAACGGCCTTTGGTTATATCAACGAAGTCAATAGCCGATCCTTCGACTTTGCTCAGGACAGGCAGTCCATAATCCACAGACAGAAACCGCGGACTATGGACTATGGACTGTGGACTAAATTAAAAAGTGATGAGGACGCAACTTATTGTGAGGTAAAAGAGTATGATCTGAGTAATCTAGAGCCGCAGGTTAGCTGCCCTCATATTCCCAGTAATGTAAAACCAGTAAGCCAACTGAGGGATATTAAGATAGATCAGGCAGTAATTGGTTCTTGTACCAATGGCAGGATTTCGGATATCAGGATAGCGGCTCAGCTTTTAAAAGGAAAAAAGGTTTATCCCGGATTAAGGTTGATTGTAATCCCGGCTACACCGCATATTTACCAGCAAGCCTTAAAAGAGGGATTGGTTGAGATATTTATCCAGGCCGGCGGAGTGATAACACCCCCTACTTGCGGTCCTTGCCTGGGAGGACACATGGGTATTTTAGCTGAAGGTGAACGGGCGATATCTACTACTAATCGGAATTTTCGCGGGAGAATGGGGCATTTAGATAGCGAGGTTTATCTTTCTAATCCTGCTGTAGCCGCGGCCTCAGCAATTAGAGGAAAAATCAGTCATCCTGATGAAGTGATGTAAAAATACATAGAAATAAGAAGAGTTTCAAAAAAGAGTTTCATTGAAATTAATAGAAATAAATAGCAATAGGTTGTTAAGTTAGGGCAACAAATTTCAATAAATTTCTATTAATTTCGCGATAAAGTTCTAAAAGGAACTTTGGAGCATATTTCAATAGTTTTAGTTAAGATAAAATATGAATGGAGGTGAAGGTTGTGTCAGCAAAAGTAGATGCAAGTAAATGTAATGCGTGCGGGGCCTGTGTTAAGGTCTGTCCGGTAGAAGCAATTACCATGGACGATGTGGCAGTGATAGACCCTGAGAAATGCGTGGACTGCGGAACCTGTGTTGACGAATGCCCCAAGAAGGCGATCAGTATGAAATAACAACAATTACTAAATGGCTAAATTGCTAAATGGTTAAATTGCTATAACAATTTAACAATATTATAAACAGGAGAATGGAGTATGAAGCTCGATGAGGTGGTGATATCTAAGGCCATTATTGACAGCTTTTCGGAGAAGCTGAAGAAGGGGCTGCAAACAGATGTAGTTATTGCCGGTGCTGGTCCGGCAGGACTGGTGGCCTCTTATCGCCTGGCCAAAAAAAAATTAAAAGTAGTCTTGTTTGAACGAAAGTTGAGTATCGGTGGCGGAATATGGGGCGGCGGGATAATGTTTAATAAGATAGTGGTCCAAAAAAAGGCCAAACATATCCTGGATCAGTTTGGAATTAATTCAACGCTATATCAGAAAGGATATTATCTGGCAGATGCTGTTGAAACAGCTTCTACTTTGTGCTCCAAAGCCGCAAAGGCGGGTGTTCAAATTTTTAACCTGATGAGCGTGGAAGATGTAATGATAAGGCACCGGAAGGTAGCAGGTGTAGTAATTAACTGGAGCGCAGTGGACATTGCCGGTTTTCATGTTGACCCGATAGCTGTCAGCGCTAAATTCACCATAGATGCTACCGGCCATGGGTCTGAATTAGCCAGGCTTATCGAAAACAAGATGGATGTGAACTTAAATACCGAGACCGGTAAAGTATTGGGCGAAAAACCGATGTGGGCAGAGGCAGGGGAAGAAGCTATATTAAAAAATACAGCAGAAATTTTCCCCAATCTCTATGTAGCGGGTATGGCCGCCAATGCAGTGTATGGTGCCCCCCGGATGGGTCCGATCTTCGGCGGGATGCTGCTTTCAGGAGAAAAGGCAGCGCGTTTGATAACTAAGAGAATATAAAGGAGGAAGAAATGGAGACCGAGAGAGAAATGGAAATTAATTTAAACGATGAAACCTTTAAAAAAGAGGTATTAGAATCAGACCTTCCGGTGCTGGTAGACTTTTGGGCTCCCTGGTGCGGACCATGTATTATGATCAGCCCGATAGTCAAAGAAATAGCTGCTGATTATCAGGGAAAGCTGAAGGTCTGCAAGCTAAATGTAGATGAAGGCCGCAATACTGCCATAGAATACGAGATTATGAGCATACCCACCATGGCTGTTTTTAAAGATGGCAAGATAGCGCAAAAAATTATAGGGGTTGTGCCTAAGGCCGAACTGGAAGCAAAAATTAAGCCGTATGTATGACCTTATTATCTTAGGCGGCGGTGCTGCGGGACTAAGCGCGGGTCTGTATGCCTCTCGAGGAGGACTTAAAACCCTTTTGCTTGAAAAAGGTATGCCCGGCGGATTGGCGTTGACCACTGATGTTATTGAAAACTATCCCGGTTTTTCCGATCCTATTTCCGGGATTAAGTTAATGGGGGGTATGGCAGAGCAGGCCAGGAATTTTGGGGTAGAAATCGTAACTGATAATATAACAGGAATTACAAAACAAAAAAATATAACAACACAAAATGGAAAGAACTATACTGCTCAAACGATAATTATAGCTACCGGTGCCAATCCAAGAAGGTTAGGGGTTGAAGGAGAAGAAAAACTATCCGGGAAGGGTGTTTCCTATTGCGCTACCTGTGATGGCCCGTTATTTAGAGAAAAAGATGTAGTAGTTGTGGGCGGCGGCAACACAGCGATTGAAGAAGCATTGTTTTTAACCAGGTATGTAAAAAAGGTAACGGTAATTCATCGTCGTGATGCCTTAAGAGCCGATAAGATATTAGAAGAAAGGGCCAAATCTAATCCGAAAATAGATTTTTTCTGGCAGGCTGAGGTCAGGAAAATTATAGGTAATGATAAAGTAGATAAGATAAAAGTTAAAGTTCTAAAGAGTGGTGAGATTAAAGAAATTCCCTCCCAGGCTGTTTTTATTTATGTTGGTTTCCAGCCCGGTACGGATTTTTTGAAGGGTATTATAGATATGGATGAGCAAGGTTACATAATTACTGATGAAAATATGAAAACTTCGATTGACGGGGTCTATGCCTGTGGAGATTGCAGAAAGAAGTTACTGCGTCAGATAATTACCGCCTGCAGTGAAGGCGCGGTTGCGGCTGTAGCTGCATTGCGTTATCTGGAAAGTCTACCTAAATAAAATATGTTATGATTACACAGATTATAAAAGCAGATTACACAGATGGCAGCAAAGCTGTCATTGCCGGCGGAAGCCAGCCGAAGCAATCCCCTTATGGAGAGGCTTCGCACTCTCAAAAAGAGATTGCCGCGTCTCACCTTCGGTGAGACTCGCAATGACGTTTCTGTGTAATCGAATAAAAATCTGTGTGATCAACCGTTAGTTATAAAAATGTTATTATAAAAGGAGTAGAGTGATGAGATCGGATATGATGAAGAAAGGAATAGACCGTACTCCTCATCGCAGTCTTTTTAAGG carries:
- a CDS encoding 3-isopropylmalate dehydratase large subunit, whose protein sequence is MGMTITEKILFKHAGKEEIHPGDFIMPDIDFCLANDITGPLAIEQFEKIGAKKVFNREKIALIPDHFTPAKDVKSANQCKVLKDFAEHQAIKHYYEVGRCGIEHAFLPERGMILPGELVVGADSHTCTYGALGAFATGVGSTDLAAAMISGKVWLKVPETIKFAYRGRLRKWVGGKDIILFTIADIGVNGALYKAMEFSGNTIEGLGIDDRFTICNMAIEAGAKSGIIEPDETAFGYINEVNSRSFDFAQDRQSIIHRQKPRTMDYGLWTKLKSDEDATYCEVKEYDLSNLEPQVSCPHIPSNVKPVSQLRDIKIDQAVIGSCTNGRISDIRIAAQLLKGKKVYPGLRLIVIPATPHIYQQALKEGLVEIFIQAGGVITPPTCGPCLGGHMGILAEGERAISTTNRNFRGRMGHLDSEVYLSNPAVAAASAIRGKISHPDEVM
- a CDS encoding 4Fe-4S binding protein; translated protein: MSAKVDASKCNACGACVKVCPVEAITMDDVAVIDPEKCVDCGTCVDECPKKAISMK
- a CDS encoding sulfide-dependent adenosine diphosphate thiazole synthase, with the translated sequence MKLDEVVISKAIIDSFSEKLKKGLQTDVVIAGAGPAGLVASYRLAKKKLKVVLFERKLSIGGGIWGGGIMFNKIVVQKKAKHILDQFGINSTLYQKGYYLADAVETASTLCSKAAKAGVQIFNLMSVEDVMIRHRKVAGVVINWSAVDIAGFHVDPIAVSAKFTIDATGHGSELARLIENKMDVNLNTETGKVLGEKPMWAEAGEEAILKNTAEIFPNLYVAGMAANAVYGAPRMGPIFGGMLLSGEKAARLITKRI
- the trxA gene encoding thioredoxin — its product is METEREMEINLNDETFKKEVLESDLPVLVDFWAPWCGPCIMISPIVKEIAADYQGKLKVCKLNVDEGRNTAIEYEIMSIPTMAVFKDGKIAQKIIGVVPKAELEAKIKPYV
- the trxB gene encoding thioredoxin-disulfide reductase, with the translated sequence MYDLIILGGGAAGLSAGLYASRGGLKTLLLEKGMPGGLALTTDVIENYPGFSDPISGIKLMGGMAEQARNFGVEIVTDNITGITKQKNITTQNGKNYTAQTIIIATGANPRRLGVEGEEKLSGKGVSYCATCDGPLFREKDVVVVGGGNTAIEEALFLTRYVKKVTVIHRRDALRADKILEERAKSNPKIDFFWQAEVRKIIGNDKVDKIKVKVLKSGEIKEIPSQAVFIYVGFQPGTDFLKGIIDMDEQGYIITDENMKTSIDGVYACGDCRKKLLRQIITACSEGAVAAVAALRYLESLPK